The genome window GGAAGCGGTACCTCTCGTCCAAGGCAATCAAGGAGCTGCAAACGGTTCAGACCGGGGCGACGGGGGTGAACTACAGCCTGGGCTACCATCTGCGGAACGGGATGTTTGGGCACGACGGCGCTTATGGAACGGACCTGTCGGTCCATCCCGAGACGGGGATGGTGGCGATCTTCATGGTTCAGTGCACCAGTGGAGACCAGTGGGCGGCGCGGGATTTGTTTCTGAAGACCGCGTCGCAGATTTTCCCGAAGTAGCCTGCAAGCGGGATAACACATCCGACCTTCGATCCACGCTCGCCACGCAACCGGGTCCAGGGGCACCCTGGTGGGGGATGCAAGGGGGTCACACCCCCTTGCCCGCCGGAGGCCTGGCCTCTCTCGCTCTCGCTGAAGGAGCGAGTGTCCAGGCGCGGACGACGTGTCGGATGCCCCCTCACCAACCCGCTGCGATGGCAAAGCAAGCGTCGAAGGGTGAGGGAGTTTTCAATACCCGTTCCCTGAAGCGGCCGGGTAGCACTGCTGGCAGTTTTGGGACAGCAGTAAGCAGACGTCCAACTCGAGCTCGGCACTGCTCGTCAAAGTACGAGCAGTGACACCCTGCACCACATCGGCGTCGGATGTCATCCGTGGTGCATTCCCCTGCACCCTGCCCGGCTCAGTCACGCCATCCAAGGGAGCGCGGCGACGTGGAACCGGATGTCGCGGTCCAGATGCAGCCCGAAGTGCTCCGCCAGGACGCTCAGGAGTTCGTCCCGCGAGGTCAGCGTCCGCTTGTTCGGCGTCCCGTCCGCCTCGCGGATCGTAAACTCGTTGTCGAGGAGGGTAACGCGGCGGCCTCCGGGGGCGGCGCGGGCGACGAGCAGGCGGCCCTTCATGTGGGACTGAGGGTGGGTGCAGGTGAACCAGCTTGCGACTTCGCAATCGATGAGGGGCATCTCTTCGAGGGTGAAGTCGCAGACGTCGGTCCACGCGCCGGCGACGCGGGCCTGGTGGTAGTAGAGGGAGCCTTCGCGGATGAGGCGGCGGGGCTCGTGGGGAGTGGGCTGTTCGGTGTCGAGTTCGAGGCGGAGCGCGGCCGTCGGGCTGAGGCGGCCGATGCCGGCATCCGCGAGCCAGGAGACTCCGTCGAGCTCGACGCGGCAGAAGAGGTGGGTTCGGGGCGGGATGCTGTGCCGTTCGCGGCCGACGCGGGCCCGGGCGCTGAGCGGCCGGACGTGGAAGCCGAGGGATTCCAGGACAAAGAGCAGGAGTCCGTTCTGCTCGAAGCAGTAGCCGCCGCGGCGGTCGTGGATCAGTTTGCGCTGCAGGGAGGCGGGGTCGAGGAGGACCGGGCGATTCAGCAGCGAGTCGAAGTTCTCGAACGGGATCTGCTCGACGTGGGCGGCGACGACGCCGTTGAGAGTCGCGAGGGTCGGCTCGCGCGGACCGGTGTAGCGGATGCGGTCGAAGTAGGCGTCGAGATCGATCGACGGGGAAGGAGACGCGGAGGGCGATGTCGGAGACGCGGACATGGGGCGCTCAGGGGGCTGATCGTTCGGAGTTCGGCTCGGGAGCCCTCGCCAGATCTGTCGTCAGGAGGCGGGCAATTCGGACAGGTGAGCCATCCCTTTCATCTATGTCTCAACATCACTGCGCCACAGATAGACACAGATGAACACAGATTCAAGCGGGAATGCCGCGGCTCTGAAGCAGGGGCGAGCGACAGCCGGCGCCGCTTGTCGCTGGATCAGCCAGCGTTGACGACTCCTCCACTCCACATCGTGTGCCGGGCATCGCCGCGGCGTTGACGAGGGGGGATTCGGCGTGTTGTCGGCGCTTGGACAAGGTTGCTTTTCGACGATACCCGCGCGCCTGAGTACCACTCACCGCGGCGTCGGGGACCACGCCTTCAGCTTCGACCGCATTGCCTCGACGCGCGGGAGGTCTGACTCCGCCAGGTTCTTCGACTCGGCCGGGTCGAGAGCGAGATCGTAGAGCTGGGGCCCCGTCCCGTCCTCCTGCATCAGCAGCTTCCACTGCCCTTCGCGGATCGCGAGGTCCGGTGCCGCATTGTCGCCGTCTTTGGGACGGTCAGGAGGACGACGCCAGAACAGCGGGCCGCTTCGTTTCCAGGAACCCTTCTCCGTGATCGCCTCGCTTGCGTTCTCGCCATCGTAGGATGCGGTCGCCTCACCTCCTGCGAGCGCCAGGATCGACGGAGCAAGGTCGAGGGCCGAGAGGACTGACTCGGTGTCCGTCGTCCCCCGTCGCTCCGGATCGACGAGGCCCCCCCAGGCCAGGAACGCTTCGCGGATCCCCCCTTCATAGAGGAGCCCCTTGTGGCCCCGCAGGCCCGCCGTCTTGCCGGCTCCCGGTTCGGGACCGTTGTCGCCGGCGACGAGGACCAGCGTGTTGGCCCACAGCTCCTTGTCGGACCGGATCCGCTCGAACAGCGGCGCGAGCTGCCGGTCCAGATTCTCCAGCACGCTCCGGTACCGCGCCTCCTTGGTCTCCGCCGCCGCACCGGGAGGGGGCGAGAACGGCGAGTGAACATCGTCCGGCCACAGGTTGATGTAGAACGGCTTCCGCTGCGCGCGGGCCTCGTCGAGGAACGCCAGGCTCCGGTCGACGAACCGCGCCGTCACC of Planctomyces sp. SH-PL14 contains these proteins:
- a CDS encoding arylamine N-acetyltransferase family protein, whose translation is MSASPTSPSASPSPSIDLDAYFDRIRYTGPREPTLATLNGVVAAHVEQIPFENFDSLLNRPVLLDPASLQRKLIHDRRGGYCFEQNGLLLFVLESLGFHVRPLSARARVGRERHSIPPRTHLFCRVELDGVSWLADAGIGRLSPTAALRLELDTEQPTPHEPRRLIREGSLYYHQARVAGAWTDVCDFTLEEMPLIDCEVASWFTCTHPQSHMKGRLLVARAAPGGRRVTLLDNEFTIREADGTPNKRTLTSRDELLSVLAEHFGLHLDRDIRFHVAALPWMA
- a CDS encoding sulfatase; protein product: MQLLLLRFVTAFAVVLGFLPAGDRVSAAERKTPPNVVIAFIDDLGYGDLGCYGGAARTPVLDGVAREGIRFTQFYVAAPICSPSRCGLLTGQWPQRWRITSFLETRESNERRGMAQWLDPQAPSLARSLKALGYATGHFGKWHLGGQRDVGEAPLISEYGFDASLTNFEGLGDRVLPVMGGFDGRPREKLRLGLGSEKLGRGEITWAPRHEVTARFVDRSLAFLDEARAQRKPFYINLWPDDVHSPFSPPPGAAAETKEARYRSVLENLDRQLAPLFERIRSDKELWANTLVLVAGDNGPEPGAGKTAGLRGHKGLLYEGGIREAFLAWGGLVDPERRGTTDTESVLSALDLAPSILALAGGEATASYDGENASEAITEKGSWKRSGPLFWRRPPDRPKDGDNAAPDLAIREGQWKLLMQEDGTGPQLYDLALDPAESKNLAESDLPRVEAMRSKLKAWSPTPR